The sequence AGCCCCCATCACTCGGAGGCCGGCGAAGCCTGCGCCCATGGCCACTACTTCGTGTCGTCACAGCCTCCCTCCGGGCCGGAGCGCGCCATGGGCTACTGGGCCACCGGACCGTTTCACCTGCCGCAGCTGCTTGACCCCCGCCTGAAGGTGGTTGCTTTTGGAGAGGCCCATGACCCCGCCGGGGCCATGAGGTCGGCAGGGGTGCTCGACGTGCGCCGAGGGCTGTTGGGACAGGCGGCGTACCCGGTACGATTCCCGGCACCCGGCACCGTCACACCGTACCGGGAGGCTGCCCGGTACGAGTGGCCCGACCCGCTGCCCGGCTGCCGGTACCGTGCGCCAGCCGGCGCGCCGGTGGCCCTGCTCGCCGGTTCCGACGTCACCGTGTCGGCCGCGGCCCTCAAGGTCAACGGACAGGCTGTGGACGCATGCCTGCTGACCGCGCAGACTTTCCAGGGCACTTCTCCAGGCGACACCCAGGCCGGGCGTGGGGTGCTGGCGGCCCAGGGGGGTGCCGTCCTGCTGCCACGCGAACCGCTTCCCGCTGGAGCCCACGTGCAGGTCAGTCTGCGGACGTCGCAGGGGCGCCAGAACTGGTCGTTCCAGGTGGGCGGCGCGGAGGCAGACTGAGGCGACAGCTCCAGCAGCGCTCCTGCGCGTGGGGTCACAGGGTAGACTTCTGTGGCACCAGCCGCGCGGCCTCACCTTTCACCCCGGCTTTGCCGGGCGCGCGGGGAACGGAGACTGCCATGAACATTACCCAGGACAAGGTTGTTGAACTCGATTACAAGCTCACTGTGGACGGCGAGGTTATCGACCAGAGCGAGCCCGGTGAACCACTGACCTACCTGCACGGTCACAGCAACATCATTCCCGGGCTGGAAAAGGCGCTGGAAGGCAAGTCTGCCGGCGACGCCCTGCAGGTGACCGTGCAGCCCGAGGAAGGCTACGGCGAGCGTGACGAGGACAATACCGACGAACTCGACCGCGCCGACTTCGACGACGACATTGAAGTTGGTGCCACCTACTACGCACAGTCAGAGGACGGCAGCGTGATTCCCTTCACGGTGCTGACCGTCGACGGCGAGAAAGTCACCGTGGACTTCAACCCCCCATTGGCCGGCATGACCCTGAACTTCGACGTGAAGGTTCTGAACGTCCGTGATGCCACCGGCGAGGAACTTGATCATGGGCACGCGCACGCCGCCGGCGCACACGACCACGAGTAGGCGCTGAAGAAAAATCAGGGCTGCCCCTGTCACGCTTGGGCGGCCCTGGTTTTTTGCCTTCAGGCAGATTCCCGTGAGCCATTCTCCAGACCACTCTGGGCAAGGCTCCGTCACAGCGGCCTGACACAACTGGCCACCCCATCCAGTTGCCAGAAGAACCAGCCACCTGTCAGACCCACTACTCCAGGTCGTCGTAATGATGCAGCAGGGTTGCCTCTGGATCGCCTACCGGATGGTGGTGCCGGGCCACGAGCCGGGCCACCCGCGGACGCGCGCCGGCATGGGCCAGCAGCCTCGCCCCGAGTTCAGGATGGCTGGCACGGATGCCGATTGCCCCTACCGGAGGCAGCAGCCTGGTCAGCCGGTTGGGAATCAGGCCCACCAGCACCCGCTCTATCAGGTAATAACGCCGCACACTTTTGCCACAGTCGTGCAGCAGCGCGGCTGCAATCAGTTCTGGTTCCGAGCCGGGGTAATCGCGCAGCAGGTGCCGGGCGACGCGGCAGGCGTGCTCCCGGTCGCGGGCATCCATGCTGTCGTACACGCGGCGTTCCTCAGGCGTCAGAAACGTGCCGGCCCAGGTGTCATCGGGATGGGCGTCGGTTTCCCGCAGGCTGCGCAGCAGTCGGCCCACCTTGCCCAGGTAGCTGCGTGCCTTGCGCAGGACGCGGGCCGGTGGAGACAGGTGCAGCATGCCCCGAGCATACGAAAAGAACGCCGGCCCTCGGGTAGGGGCGCGGCGTTCCTCAAGAATTGCTGAGTGACCGGAATTTCAGGCTGAGCCGGCGGGGGTCTGATTCTCGCACTCAGTCGGCAGCGGTTTCGGTCTCGACTTCAAGGGCGGCAAGCGAACGCTCTACGGTCATGGCCGCCCGGGTGCCCGCCCCGACGCTGGTCGCCAGCTGACGGTAGACGTAGTCGCTGATGTCACCAGCGGCAAACAGCATGGGCACGCTGGTGTAAATCTCTTCAGTCACGTCCACGTAGCCGTCGGGACGGAGCTTAACAGTGTCCTTGACAAACTCCGTGTTCGGCACGTGACCGATAAAGACGAAGACCCCATCGGTGGCCATCTCGCTGGCCTCTCCGGTCTTGAGGTTGATCAGGCGCACGCCAGTCACATGGTCCTCGCCCTGAATCTCATCCACGGCCGTGTCCCAGATGAACTTCATCTTGGGGTTGGAAAACGCACGCGCCTGGGCCACCTTGTTGGCGCGCAGGGTGTCACGGCGGTGAATCAGGGTGACCTCTTCGGCGAACTTGGTCAGGAAAAGGCCCTCTTCGACAGCCGCGTCACCGCCGCCAACCA is a genomic window of Deinococcus malanensis containing:
- a CDS encoding CAP domain-containing protein; the protein is MMWSRALRAVGWTAGLLLIGVLAMGWAGWLPHIPLFASWGAAGSAPPHNQHGPAADPAPQPADIVSPDPSGVAPGPEATSPISPAPSTLPDQPSVPEPTPDLPSAPRAATSPLPPQQHPSAALASLNAVRALAQLPAVGWQDDWAAQCAAHARYLVRADRAEHRQDRSSPHHSEAGEACAHGHYFVSSQPPSGPERAMGYWATGPFHLPQLLDPRLKVVAFGEAHDPAGAMRSAGVLDVRRGLLGQAAYPVRFPAPGTVTPYREAARYEWPDPLPGCRYRAPAGAPVALLAGSDVTVSAAALKVNGQAVDACLLTAQTFQGTSPGDTQAGRGVLAAQGGAVLLPREPLPAGAHVQVSLRTSQGRQNWSFQVGGAEAD
- a CDS encoding FKBP-type peptidyl-prolyl cis-trans isomerase, whose product is MNITQDKVVELDYKLTVDGEVIDQSEPGEPLTYLHGHSNIIPGLEKALEGKSAGDALQVTVQPEEGYGERDEDNTDELDRADFDDDIEVGATYYAQSEDGSVIPFTVLTVDGEKVTVDFNPPLAGMTLNFDVKVLNVRDATGEELDHGHAHAAGAHDHE
- a CDS encoding HD domain-containing protein, translated to MLHLSPPARVLRKARSYLGKVGRLLRSLRETDAHPDDTWAGTFLTPEERRVYDSMDARDREHACRVARHLLRDYPGSEPELIAAALLHDCGKSVRRYYLIERVLVGLIPNRLTRLLPPVGAIGIRASHPELGARLLAHAGARPRVARLVARHHHPVGDPEATLLHHYDDLE
- the trxB gene encoding thioredoxin-disulfide reductase, giving the protein MTAHTPQTQDYDVVIVGGGPAGLTAAIYTGRASLSTLILEKGLPGGQIAQTEEVENYPGFPEPIPGMELASRMQQQAEKFGARIEMEEVQGITRNEHDHHYPFTVQGYGGSYRAKAVILATGANPKRLGIPGEELFWGKGVSTCATCDGFFYRGKKVVVVGGGDAAVEEGLFLTKFAEEVTLIHRRDTLRANKVAQARAFSNPKMKFIWDTAVDEIQGEDHVTGVRLINLKTGEASEMATDGVFVFIGHVPNTEFVKDTVKLRPDGYVDVTEEIYTSVPMLFAAGDISDYVYRQLATSVGAGTRAAMTVERSLAALEVETETAAD